One genomic segment of Alosa sapidissima isolate fAloSap1 chromosome 13, fAloSap1.pri, whole genome shotgun sequence includes these proteins:
- the LOC121679560 gene encoding uncharacterized protein LOC121679560, protein MPMMICIRTVPVCVTPGSSQSQLSADRELRDSTLQRLRHSHSLHTHTQSMKPAMPAAHIHRLPTKLASGQAPHQPDQASLHPGYSSRPCEPTSPSSISSSSSVSKNGSPRLKRVRFADSVGLPLSEVRVFTCQPPVDVLQRYSSVMKRAPGASGVCAGRCPLHQAMPASPQPCADFPGFRGAARPQDRALFQMHNDTLRRVNTNSQRHLTHGLPKAGNTQANAHLHAPAHGLPKAYAQVNGHTHHTAQTQTQTPEHTHATMRTQTTEHTHPATHTLPKAHPQQPLTHTLPKGLTHTHSHSHTPSTSQHPPSCGNSFMASSRQQPASWYRGRSSLPPPDSPPHVPSLAAQSWAWQEGMAVH, encoded by the exons ATGCCAATGATGATCTGCATTAG GACTGTACCGGTGTGTGTTACCCCTGGGAGCTCACAGTCACAGCTTTCTGCGGACAGAGAGTTGAGAGACTCCACACTTCAGAGACTGcgtcactcacactcactgcacacacacacgcaatccaTGAAGCCTGCCATGCCTGCTGCGCACATTCACAGACTGCCCACAAAGCTGGCTTCTGGTCAGGCTCCCCACCAACCTGACCAGGCTTCTCTTCACCCCGGCTATTCCTCGCGTCCATGCGAACCTACGTCCCCATCCTCCATCTCTTCGTCCTCCTCCGTTAGCAAAAATGGGAGTCCCCGGCTTAAGAGGGTGCGGTTTGCGGACTCTGTGGGCCTGCCGCTGAGTGAGGTGAGGGTGTTCACATGCCAGCCGCCCGTCGACGTGCTCCAGCGATACTCCTCGGTGATGAAGAGGGCTCCGGGCGCGTCGGGCGTCTGCGCTGGGAGGTGCCCCCTGCACCAGGCGATGCCTGCGTCGCCGCAGCCGTGCGCCGACTTCCCAGGGTTCCGAGGGGCGGCGAGACCTCAGGACAGAGCGCTGTTTCAGATGCACAATGACACCTTGCGCAGGGTTAACACCAACTCCCAGAGGCATTTGACCCATGGACTACCAAAAGCAGGCAACACGCAGGCTAATGCACACTTGCATGCCCCAGCACATGGACTACCTAAGGCATACGCACAAgttaatggacacacacaccacacagcacaaacacaaacacagaccccagaacacacacacgctaccatGCGCACGCAGacaacagagcacacacaccctgcaacaCACACGCTGCCCAAAGCGCACCCACAGcagcccctcacacacacactacctaaaggactcactcacacacactcacactcacacaccccgaGCACGTCCCAGCACCCACCCAGCTGTGGTAACTCATTCATGGCGTCGTCTCGGCAACAGCCTGCATCCTGGTATCGCGGCCGGTCGTCCCTGCCGCCCCCGGACTCTCCTCCCCATGTCCCCAGCCTCGCTGCACAAAGCTGGGCTTGGCAGGAGGGCATGGCCGTCCACTAA